The following are from one region of the Quercus robur chromosome 1, dhQueRobu3.1, whole genome shotgun sequence genome:
- the LOC126723827 gene encoding uncharacterized protein LOC126723827 — MDFGFLGGLPWFKAQPNNDSVTTLSSMSAIVEQPKQKALFDIKLWQWSLLSFFPWAFNARDKIRTPTTINRGLKRRARHRGAIDNEGVVALRFRPYVSRVPWHTGARAFLSQLFPRYGHYCGPNWSSGKDHGSLVWDKRPIDWLDFCCYCHDIGYDSHDQAELLKADLVFLECLERPHMTTKGDARIANLYKTMCITGLKNILIPYRSHLVKLQSGQAVTDFGWLSNIKWRSWNFQKTKRSVMSSET, encoded by the exons ATGGATTTCGGGTTTCTTGGTGGTCTTCCATGGTTTAAGGCCCAACCAAACAATGATTCAGTGACAACCCTTAGTTCCATGAGTGCCATAGTTGAGCAACCTAAACAAAAAGCTCTTTTTGATATCAAGTTGTGGCAATGGTCCCTGCTTTCATTTTTTCCATGGGCATTCAATGCTAGAGATAAAATTCGAACACCAACTACCATCAATAGAGGGTTAAAGAGGCGAGCGCGACACCGCGGGGCTATTGACAATGAAGGCGTTGTGGCTTTACGCTTCAGACCATATGTTTCTAGGGTTCCATGGCATACAGGTGCAAGAGCATTTCTTTCTCAGTTGTTCCCACGGTATGGACATTATTGTGGACCTAATTGGTCGAGTGGGAAAGACCATGGGTCTCTAGTTTGGGACAAGAGGCCAATTGATTGGTTGGACTTCTGCTGCTATTGTCACGATATTGGTTATGACAGTCATGATCAGGCCGAGCTGCTGAAGGCTGACTTGGTGTTTCTTGAGTGCTTGGAGAGGCCACATATGACTACAAAAGGAGATGCTCGTATTGCTAATCTTTATAAGACGATGTGCATTACAG GTCTCAAGAATATACTAATACCTTATAGAAGCCACCTCGTGAAGCTACAGTCTGGACAAGCTGTGACTGATTTTGGATGGCTAAGCAACATAAAATGGAGAAGTTGGAATTTTCAGAAAACTAAAAGATCTGTCATGAGTTCTGAGACATAG